A stretch of DNA from Cryptomeria japonica chromosome 4, Sugi_1.0, whole genome shotgun sequence:
GCTGTCTGATTATGTAATAATATAATGATTATGGGTCATGGTATTGACCTCTGATTTATAATGATTAAGGGTCATGTCTGTAATTATGTAATCAAAAGCATTACGATTTGTCATAATTCAGATCACCTTCCAGATGACATATATAGCATGCCTAAGAACAAATTTCAAATTAAAAGTCTGATTCAGGATTATGGCAAAGTTCTCTCCATTAGTGCTTCTCTTGTGTCCTCTAAGCTATATGGACGCCTACAGTCCAGTTTCCCTCTTCTACTAACATTAAAATACTTCTTTTTCTTTGTGATTACTTATACTGCAATGGGTATAATGAACAGTGAATGTATTGACCAAATTCTGTGTTTTTCTCAAATTTATGCAGCCCAAATCTTAGGTCTTCCATCTCCAATAACTTACAGGGTCCTGAACAGTTCAACCCATCACATAGTAGCATTGCAAGGCATAAACTTTGCAATATCATACAGTGGGGTATTTGACTCACTCGGAGTTCCAAAGCTGAGCGTCCAAGTTGGAAATTTCAAGGATACCATTATATCTCAGAAATATGATTCTCATCATCTAAAGCACTCAGTAGTTCTTCTCACTCTGAATGGAAATGATTATGCTGCTACAAATGTTAGCGCAGTGGTAAGAATAAACATCACCAAACTTGGCATGTTTTACAAGTATGATTCAAATTCAAATGTGATTTTTTCAAATATGTAACTGAGGTTTATGAGCTGTGGATGTGTACAGGGAACAGAGAAGTTTGTCAAGAGTGTTATAACAGAGATGAAACTGCAGCTCACAGAGCTATATAGTCTTGGGCTAAGGAATTTTCTGGTATCAAATAATATGCCCTTTGACTGTCAACCTGGTTATCTACAGTCTGGAGCGGTATGCTTCAACACAACAATGGAGTTAGTGTCTACCCACAACAATTATCTATCACAAGCCATTTCAGAGCTGAGTGAACTTGAAGATGCCAACTTCCTCATCCTTGATTTCTTTGCAGCCTTCTCTCATATCATCTTGAACCCATTTGCATATGGTAAATACACTGAATATACTGTAGCTTAGGATTTTAAGATTATCTGTTTCAGATTTTCCTTTTGAAGAGTATATCTAAATATCAAAGTCTTCTGAATCCTCTTTATTTTGTAGATGTTTTCAGTACAGCTTATAGACCTCTTATTACTGATGTTTAAGAGTCAAACTTCTTGGATTACATAAACATAGAGACCAAACATGAGTGTACTGATTGACTTATTTTTGTGTTGTGTTGAGTAGGAATCCATGAGATGAGTAGATCGTGCTGTTCTAGAGATGGAAACATGAGTAGCTCAGTTATTGGGTGTGCTGATTATGATGAACAAGGAAGAGCTCTTTTTCATCTGTGCAAGTCTCAAGaggaatttttcttttttgattggtaCCATCCTACTCAAAAGGGATGGCAAGTGATGATAAATCTTCACTACTCCCATAATGGGTTTGTTCAAGATggctctttttctcatcttcaatcTCTAGCAAAATGGCTTTCTGACAGGGTCGGCTTGGATTCTTATCCTCCCAAATTTTCACAAAAACGCATGCATAGGAAAGTGAATAATGAATATTAAAGCTGGGATCACAAATAGCccattataatccatttttgtttgCTCAGATTGAGGTTGAATTGATTTTTTAAGGCAATTTTGTGAAAATTGATTCAAAAGTAtctctaaaataataataatatcctATACATATCACATAAAACATTGCTATATTAAGTTTAAAGTATTTTCGTGAGATAGAAAATACaagaatttttatattttttgtaataGTTTATTATTAAACTTAAATGTGGTTAAAACATTGGAATGGTTATAGTGGTAgtctaagtttctaattgttttttTAACACGCAAgaagtaaaaatttattaaacatagaGAATTATAAAGCAAGAAGGGCCAACAACTCAACAAAGAACAAACAATTATAAATTTCTATCTTCCACAACTAACTGCTCCAACATGTGAGATAAATCCATAGGCAAATGTCACTTATGCACAATATTCAAGCCTTGCATTCAATCAAAAGCTTATTTGGCCAAACAGTCCACAATTCTATTCCACTCCCTACAAATATGAGAAAATGTAACATATTCTAAAGACCTACTTAATCTTAGAATATGTCGAATAACCATAGCTATTTATGCCAATTAACAGCATCCAATTGTTTCTtattcaacaaattcatcactGGACTTGTGAATCAAATTCACAAATAATCATTTTCCAACCAAGAACACAACCTCTCTCCATAGCATACAAAATGGCAAGAGCTTCCTTATAGTTATTTGTATGAAACCTTTATAAATGGGAAAACAAAATTGAACAACCCCAGAACTATCATAACCAATGCCACCTAATGCTACCAAAAATGGACAGGTTAGTAGTCAACATGAGTTCATTCAAATAACTAGCCCAACCATAAGCAATGTGAATTTGGAGCATTTCAATAACATATCAAAAAAGATTAACATCAAACTTAGAGAATTAAATTAACTAAACATAAAAACATAATGATGCTTCTCGTATGATTGAACATGCAACTCTTCCTTGGCCTAGTCCTCTCCAAGATCTTGTTGCTATGAATGTTGTGCTTAGTTTGAGTACCAacacaaggatggaaaatgaagatTGGGAGATGGTTGATTATGTGAAATTTGTGGCTGAGTATGCAAGGGCTTGTTGAATGTCCATCTAGTAACACCAAAGATAGTGGTACTACTATGGCAATGGAATGCAAAATCCCTTGAGATATGCAAAGCCAACCTCTATATACTTGCTAGCCCACCTTCTCTTACAATGGAAATGGGAGCTCCTTTTTATAGGAAGAATGGGctaatggatggtt
This window harbors:
- the LOC131048992 gene encoding GDSL esterase/lipase At5g03610-like, whose product is MVAKMPSALLMFMPVFLLSVIGTCSGDQTTAFFVFGDSYADTGNYHPPVNNSIVSAWKYPYGITWPGHPSGRVSSGRILTDYLAQILGLPSPITYRVLNSSTHHIVALQGINFAISYSGVFDSLGVPKLSVQVGNFKDTIISQKYDSHHLKHSVVLLTLNGNDYAATNVSAVGTEKFVKSVITEMKLQLTELYSLGLRNFLVSNNMPFDCQPGYLQSGAVCFNTTMELVSTHNNYLSQAISELSELEDANFLILDFFAAFSHIILNPFAYGIHEMSRSCCSRDGNMSSSVIGCADYDEQGRALFHLCKSQEEFFFFDWYHPTQKGWQVMINLHYSHNGFVQDGSFSHLQSLAKWLSDRVGLDSYPPKFSQKRMHRKVNNEY